In Maylandia zebra isolate NMK-2024a linkage group LG9, Mzebra_GT3a, whole genome shotgun sequence, the genomic stretch CACTGCAACTGGCAGGGGTCAAGGTTCAGGATGAGGGCAGATACAAGTGCCACATCAGCACCCTTCAGGGAAACAGAGACTCATTTATCAACCTAAATGTTAACGGTatgaaaaacacagaatatGCAGAGAATACAGACACGTTAGAAGGAAAGAATAAACAGCCACGAATTTCGTAGTCTTAAAGTTTTAGAGGATGGAGTTTTGTGCTATTAGCTAACCCGTTTAGCTAACTGTGAAtgcaacacagacacacagatttGCTGATAataatgttaacattttatttaaaaccttGATTTTAATGTAAATGTATGCTTAAATGTTTGAAACTGGATCCTTGTATGTCTGTTgtattattataaatatttttttgcagCTCCAGTCCAAAAAGTCAACATTCAGCAAACAGGAAACCAGATGACCTGCAGCTCAGAGGGACTCTACCCTAAACCTAATCTCACCTGGACCACCAGCCCTCCATCCAACATGTCCCTCCAGTATAAAACCACAGCCCAGGAGACTCAACAGCTTCTTTACAACATCAATAGTTCTCTGATGGTGTCAGAGAGAGTTAAAGATCTGGACTACAGCTGCACtatcagcacacacagaaacaggaagCGAGCCACTTTGAGTCGAGCATGTGAGTATTCCATGTAAGAAGGAAACTTAAAAAATGGAGAAGCATCGCTTCCTAAgagaaacaacaaaacagaattttctTTTGAGAGGTCAGAGGGGTTGGTTTCATTTTAAGTTACTTGCTTATAAATAAGAACATTAATTTTTCATGCTCCCTGATCCAGAGGAAAAATGAATTGGTAGTagttttgaacaattttgtgcTCAAGGCACAACAACGGGTAAAAATTtcaacacatacatatacaaataACTGCTTCAAAACATCGTGTCATGTGAAAGGTCTGAGTaatgtttctttttacacaAGTGACACCACTTCTGCTTTCATATACTTTTCTCTTGAGCCCTGTTAGTGACCAAACGCACTGTTTGGCAGCTACTACATGAGAATATAATGCTCCAGAATGGAGTGATGCTGACATTCAGCACATTGTTGGTTATAATGTGAAGAAGCAGTGAAGTGAGAAATGGTTGTTTTATTAGAAAATTACAGCGGTTTGAGTCCTTAACTATAAATTTAAATACATTAACCCTTTCAGGTTATTGGTGATGATGACCCCAGCACCAAATCTAACCGTAAGAAATTAGAATGTGTATTTGTGGTGcttattacatttattaaataatatgaTCATTCTGTCAGACACACATTGTCTTGGGTTTGTTGTGTGGCATGCAGAGTTTGGACCCAAAGGCAGGACTTCAACACAAAGAGATAGCTAAAGGAGGCAGCTTTTATTTGCTGAAGCAAAattcaaacatgaaaaacaagaaaaccaaaCCTAACACTTCAAACTGGGAAATGACAAATAATACATTAAGAAACAAGAAATCTGGGAACTAGAAGCAGGGAGAAAACCGAGCTTGTGTGGGGGGGAAAGCAGACATCAGCATGGacaacacaacaacaagcagaggaagacagaggacttaaatacacagaggataATGAGCGGATGGGaaacaggtgggaacacagctggaagtaatcagtaacaaGGAGACaagagggaagcaaaactgaatacactgaacCGAGGACaagagactgtcaaaataaaacaagaaacacaCTGAGATGCATACTAAGTGACAACAACTTGACACTGAAACAGACATGAGGacacagagagggggagagacaTGACCAGCTGGGGAAAATGCAGTACTAGAAATACAAATGACTAAACTAAGAGCAAGGAAACTGAACCATGAAAAGCACTAAATCAAAGCATATTAATGAAACCAGAAAACATATAAACACTGTGTCACACatccaggaccatgacacacatgaaaaattatttacatgtttatccaaacatgtttttcttagGTAGGATTAGGATTCAGACATCTCCACCAGGCTCAGTATTCATCTGTGGTTCAAAGCAAAGTCATTCACAGAATTTCTTaagatattttatttcagtGGGTTTTACttcttaaaaatgtgtttttgcttctGTGTTATTTCAGCCTCAGTTATCAGTAGCTACACTGAAACAACGCTCCCCTGCTCGTCTTCAAACACTTCTCTGAGAAAACTCCTTTGGAGATTCAACCACGGTCAGATCATCCTGACAAAGACTGGGCCTGATGCTAAATACACAGTGTCAGAGAGgtggaagcagcatgtgagagGTGTGTCAGAGTCAGGCAGCCTCACACTGCAGAACTTATCTGCAGATCAGGAGGGAACATACACATGTGAACTCAGTGATGCTTCGGAGACAATAACGACTAATATCTTTGTGAAGCTAAATCAAGGTAAGATTAATTAGGAATTTGTAACTTATATGAGAAAAAGCTGTTATCACCTGTTATTACATGTGTAActtgcaaaaacaaataaatcatcCAGAGAAAAATAATTAGTCTCTCACCTTTAAGGGAACTCAACCAATATTGAAAGTGCCATAGGATGGGTGTTTGCAGTGGTtctggttggagcagcagtcgCTGGTTTGGTATTGttctgtaaaaagaaaagaggtaAAAGGACATTACTGTACTTGTTTGTGGCGTGCATGTGCAGTTGCTTGTTCCCCTTTGACCTAGCACTTTCTCTTGTTCATGTGACCACATGGCCTTCTTTCTTTAATGTGATGATTTAATTAAGTTTATTTTTTGGTATTTATGAGTATGTCTATGATTCTATGAAGAAAAAATAAGCATAAACCCTCATTATTTACAGATAAGAAACTATGTTCATCAGAGTGTCCCAAGCTTTCCATCTCTTCCGGAAGAAGGGCCAATTTTTATGCTCCTGAGTTCGCCAACTTCTAAAGAGTTGGTTTCTAGTTTTGTGAACGCTTTTTCAGAGCATTTGAGTTTGGTTTGCAAATTGGAGATGATGTGTGGGATCAATTCTTATTCTATAAATGAAACACATCAGTTAATTCAATTTAAAGTGCTTCATAGACTTCATTACTGAAAAACTAAATTCCTTCTTCAAGTCCAGTATGTGATCGGTGTAAACTTGGCTGCAGTGGAATCTTTTgtcttatttgtgtgttttgcccTCACTGTTGtgctgtctgttttgttttgttatatttcagtacatcacagaaacaacaaagaaaGATCTAAAAGCAGCTTAGCAGCAAAAAAGCAAACTTTATGAAAACTAATATTTGTGTCATTCTCAAAAcctttggccacgactgtactGGTCCTTATCGGTGGAAATTATGGGTGCTCCACGCCAACTgtgcaggaataaaatataaagagtaAGACAACagggataaataaaaaaacaggagaaatatataCAATGAAGTGCAATTTAAACAAACATCTATCAGTTCCTGATGACTGAAACTGATCAGTACATTGCAGGAAGATGGAACgaaaaggcagaaaaaacacaaacaacaaaggTGCACCGTAATTCGGTTGTGCCGCTGCTcatgttcatatatttttacaGTAGAGGCTACTGTAATGGCGCTGTAGTGGACTGCTTATGTCTCATTTGTTAAAACAGCTCATTCTCTTATGAAAAAATGCCACAAGATTACGGACACTGGTATTTGAAAATGCATGGTGGTAAATAAAAAGTTATTTTGTCACAGTTTGATTCACCAACATCTAGAGCAGACGTAGTTCCGTTTTCAAATTCACGTTAGGGCTGATGTGTTATATCTCACAACAGGAAATTTCACAAATGTGAACTCAGGAAGTTTCTGTCTTGACCATGATAAGCAAGCTTGCTTCACTGTAGTCACGCTCCTAACAGTTGCCCAAGTTCCTGAGCACATAATCACCAAGTCATCTTACAGAAGGTTAAAAAATGTTCCACCTTAATGCTGTAACAATAGCTGTGAGACATCTTTTAACACTTCTGCTGTCAAATTGTTCCCTGGTCTGAAAATGAATGCAATCTAAATGCAGAAGGGTTTAGTATTATATGAACATTCACTGAATTCAAATTAGGAAAAAGATTTGAATGTCATTTTGTCAAAAGACTGAAACGGTGGTGCTGCTTTGTACTGTCCCATTGAGAAATAAAACATGCATAAAGTGTATGAAGGCTGCCAAATTCCAAAGTGTCTGATTGTCAAATGTAGCTAAGCTATCAATTAGAAAATCCTTTGGCACCTTGTTGTTGAGTTATCATGTTCACATAGTTGGATGTCCACACATCCTGACACCTGAAAAAGACTTTCAGGCTGTCTTGAAGTGACTCTGCAAACTGCTAAGTGATTCAGGAAGGGAAAGCAGGTTCTCCACCTGCAGTGTGTATAGTGCAGGAGGAGCGCTGGTGACGTCAACTGGGGATATTGTCCTCAGCCATAAAAGGATGCAGTGCCTACTCTTGGTCAGGGATGAGTTGCTgcacaagtggaggagtttaagtatctcagggTGTTTTTCAGGAGTGAGTGGAGCGGGTgatcgacagatggattggtgctgtggctgcagtgatgtggatGTAGGGAGAGCTCAGTGGAAGAGCGAAGCTCTTGATTTTACAGGTCAATCTGCGTCTCTaacctcacctatggtcacaagcTTTAGATAGTGACCAGAAGAATCATGGAcacaagcagcagaaatcagcttcctccaaagggtggcctgcctctcccttagagataggatgTGGAGTTTCACTAGGGCATTGTTcagggcatgtcccaccgggaggaggccttGTGACAGACCGAGGGAG encodes the following:
- the LOC105940508 gene encoding uncharacterized protein LOC105940508, whose translation is MSTVSSTVFWWIIISVWMLMTSRGDTEVSCVLMQKCMLPCSSQDVTQIIIHWFKMSGDIHVHSFYNNKDQHGYQDQRFRDRTSLFKDQISKGNVSLQLAGVKVQDEGRYKCHISTLQGNRDSFINLNVNAPVQKVNIQQTGNQMTCSSEGLYPKPNLTWTTSPPSNMSLQYKTTAQETQQLLYNINSSLMVSERVKDLDYSCTISTHRNRKRATLSRASSVISSYTETTLPCSSSNTSLRKLLWRFNHGQIILTKTGPDAKYTVSERWKQHVRGVSESGSLTLQNLSADQEGTYTCELSDASETITTNIFVKLNQGNSTNIESAIGWVFAVVLVGAAVAGLVLFCKKKRGQQENHRRSKSVNNVDAELQELSGDDSNLRKKNPNRT